The Candidatus Saccharimonadia bacterium genomic interval CTCACTCTGCCACAAATCCCACGCCGGCCAATTCTGCGAACAGCACCGCCAAGACTAAAACCCAGCCGCAAAAACTACTTTACGCCCACCAGCTCAACCTCAAACGTCAGCGTAGAATTCGGCGGAATCCCTTCCTTGGCTTGCGCCCCATAGCCCAAGTCCGGCGGAATCACGAGCTTGCGCTTACCACCCACCTTCATCCCGGGAATACCCTCTTGCCACCCCTTAATCACCCCACCGCTCAGCGAAAATTCCAGGCCGTTCGGATCGTGGCGCTCACTGGCATCGAACACCGTCCCGTCGGCCAGCATGCCGGTATACTTAGCCGTCACCGTGCTATCGGCCTTAGCCTCTGCCCCTGTGCCAATCACTTCATCGGTCACCACGAGTCCCGCCCCAGGCGATGCCGCCACGCTCGAGGCAGGCGACGAAGCCGGCGCGACCGCCCCGCCCTGCAACACAAATACCGCCCCCACGATCAACGCAATAACCGCCAGCGAAGCAATCACAATCAGTACACGTGTACCCACAAAATCCACCTTTGCTTACATTTCGAATCCAATTGTAACACGCGCTAGCAAAGACCCTGGGGAAGCATTAGAATTATTGCGTGGGATCTGAACGCTTCAAACGCCGCACACTGGCGCTTTTCTTTATCGTTTCGCTGGTACCGGCACTCATCGTGGGAGCCGTCTGGTACGTCTACACGCAGAGCGCCACGCTCAATTTCCTCTTTCTCGACTTCAACACCTTCGTGCTACCGGTTATCATGGTCGGCGTGATCCCGGCAGTGATCCTCAGCTTCATTTTCGCCGAACTCCTCGCCCGGCCCATTCGCCGCATTCACCATGCCACCACCAAGCTCGCCGCCGGCGAATTTGCCCGCCAATTCGATGACGCCGGCAACGGCGAATTCGCCGAAATCGGCCATGCCCTCGACAAAGTCGCCACCAAACTCCAAGATACCTTATCCGAAGCCGCCAGCGAGACCGCCGTCATCGAATCCGAACGCGGCAAATTGCGCAGCGTGCTCAACTCCATGACCGACGGCGTCTTCGCGCTTGATCGCAGCGGCCGCATCATCTTGTTTAACAAAGCCGCCTGCGAACTCACCGGGCGCACCATCCGTGAAGTCGCCGGACAGCTCGCCGAAAAGGTGATGCCGTTCCGCCAAAACGGCGAGCTCGTCATGACCCGCTGGCTCGCGTCGGGCAGTGGCGCCGAGCACAAAGTAGGGGAGTGGAAAAGCCTTGAGCTCTACCGCGCCGACGGCCACAGCCTCTACGTCGACGTGCAGGCGGTGGTGATCAAAGACGACCCCAACGGCATCGCCGCCCTCGTCACCTTCCATGACCTCACCAAATCTCACCAGCTCGAAGAGATGAAGATCGATTTTGTGGCTCTAGCGGCACACGAACTACGCACGCCACTCACCGAAATCAAAGGCTATCTCGACATCCTTCGCACCGAAGCCAAGGGCCTCACCAAAACCCAGCAAGCCTTTCTAGCTCAAGCCATTATCAGCGCCGGCCAGCTCGGCAGCCTCATGCACAACCTGCTGAATGTTTCACGCATCGAACACGGCGAGCTCAGCTATCAGCCCGAACTTATCGACTTCCGTACGTTCATACTAAACACCGAGCCCGCACTGCAAGAGCGCGCCCTCCAGCAACACCGCCGTCTCACCCTCACCGTACCCAAGCAACCCCTGCTCGTAATGGGGGACGCCTCCGCCCTGCGCGAGGTCATCGACAACCTCGTGTCCAACGCCATCGAGCACACCACATCGGCCTCCGGCACCATCGACATCGAGGTCACGCCGCGCCGCACCAGCATCGAAACCACCGTCACCGACAACGGCACCGGTATTCCCGCGCGCGCCCTGCCCCGGCTATTCACCAAATTTTATCGCGTTGACGAACTCAAGGCACCCACCCACGGCACTGGGTTGGGCCTCTACATCTGTCGATCTATCGTGGAGGCCCATGGCGGCAGCATCGTCGTGGAATCGAAAGAAGGAGAGGGGAGTACATTTACCTTTATCCTGCCCCGCCAAGCAGTTGCCACGCGCACCCAATCTAGCCATAATGATAATGAAACCACAATCACCCGAGGAGCCCATGGCTGGATCAAAAACCATCCTGTTCGTTGAAGATGACAAACCGATCGCCGAGATGTACTCCCGAGTCTTGGAGCGTGAAGGCTTCCAGATAGAATTTGCCTACAACGGCACCGAAGGCCTCCAAAAAGCCCGGACCAAACATTACGATCTCATTTTGCTCGACATCATGATGCCCGAAAAAACCGGCATCGAAGTACTCAATGCCCTGCGCGGCGAAGACGGCAAAGGCAGCGCCCAAACCAAAATCGTCATCCTCACCAATCTCGCCCAAGACAAAACCAGCCAAGAAGCCCTCAAGGCCCAGGCCGACGGCTACATCATCAAAGCCGACATCGTACCAAGCCAGCTTGCCGGTCTCATCTCCAAGCTACTCTAAGCCTAGCAGCAGCCTAAGCGTGCCGCCGTCCCCGGGCCTGCAAACTCGACATCACCGCCAGGCCGATGAAAATCGCCCCGGTCAAACCCGTAATTACCTCCGGCACGTCGTATCGCAAGCTAGCCGCCATCAGTACCGCTAGCGCCCCCAAAGCATAGTGCGCTCCGTGCTCCAGATAAATAAACTCACCTAGCGTATCGTGGCGCACCAGCCACACCGTCAGCTCCCGCACAAAGAACGCCCCCACCCCGAGGCCAATCGCGATCGTCAGCACATTACTCGTAATCGCAAACGCCCCGATCACGCCGTCAAACGAGAACGATGCGTCGAGCACCTCCAGATACAAAAACAAAAACAACGCCGCCCGGCCGGCCAGCCCCACCGTCGCTTTGGCCGCATGCGCCGAAGAACCATCTGGCCGCACCCCCCCAAACTGCTCAAACAACTCGCTAAACCCTCGCACAGCCAGGTACGTCGCCAACCCCGTCACCCCGGCCATCATCACCCGCTGCGACTCTGCCGCACCCCACGTATGACTCACCACAATCAGCGCCAGCAGCGCCAATAAACTCGATAGCGTCTTCAGCCGGCCACCACTGGCGAGCGGCGCCTCAATCACGGCCAGCCAATGCACCCGCTTGGCTTCATCGAGCAAAAAATCCAGAAAAATCATGAGCAAAAAAATTCCACCAAAGGCCGCGATAGCCGGATGCGCATCCGCCAACCGCACCGCGTACTCCGAAGGGTGATTCAAGATCAAATCGATCACGGCCCCAAACCCCAAACCAGCCGTCACCGCCACGATCACCACCGGAAACACCAGCCGCATACCCACCACCGCGATCACCATACCCACAGTCATAAACATCCGCTGCCAAAACGCGTTAAGCCGCCGCAATACCGTGGCGTTAATCACGGCATTGTCAAACGACAGCGAAATCTCCAGTACCGCCAGCACCGCCACGAGCACCGCCTCGCCCGGTCCGCCTACCATTGCCGCTAGCACCACGCCGGCCAGCAATACAAGCAGCGGATACTTCACAGCCGACAGCAATGATCCGAAAACATTCATACCCCCCATCATACCTGATACCGCACACACAGCCCACCATTTCGCCAAAAACAGATTTTTATTAACAAATAATGAAAAAAGTCTCGTAAAAAGTAAAGTGCCGTGATAGCATCAAATTGAATCTCGGAATAACACCGGCCCCAAGGCGTTACTTCTCGAGGTCTTTTATTGTGACCGTAACCAAATTCAAAGATGGAAACCCCCGATAGCAGTCGCCAATCCGGTCTCTTCCACCCGCTTCGTCACGCCACATTGCGCTTCGCAATCCTGGCCCTGGCCGCCGCGGGCATTGCCGCCTACGCCGCCTTCAGCCACAGCCGCACCCTCACCCTTGCCACCGCCCAACAGCCCGAAGCTTACACCGAGCTGTATTTCACCCACCCCGACAAGCTCGCCAAAACCGCCCCGGCCAGCCAATCTCGCATCATCGAATTTACCGTACACAATCTCGAAGGCCGCACCACCGCCTATCCCTACGCGATCTACCGCGATGACCAACAAATCGCCACCGGCACCATCACGCTAAACAACTTTGCAACCTCGCCGGTCAATCAATCCCTCGTCATCGCAGGCACAAAGACGCGCACTATGATCACCGTCAAGCTTCTCAACACTGGCCAGTCGATTCACTTCTGGACCGAGCAACCATCGTGAAACAGCCGCTCAAGAAAGTTACCGTTCTCATACCCTGCTACAACGAAGCCGAAAGCATCACCGGCGTCGTCACCGGCTTCCCCGTCCAGCAGATGAAGGCCCACGGCTACGCCCTCAAAGTCGTCGTCATCAACAACAACAGCTCCGACCAAACCGCCGCCGTCGCCCGAGCCGCCGGCGCCCAAGTGATCCATGAAACCCGCCAAGGCAAGGGACATGCCATCCGCACCGGCTTCCACCGCGTCACCAAAGACACCGACTACGTCGTGATGCTCGACGGCGACTTCACCTACAACCCCGCCGAAATCATCCGGCTACTCGAACCCATCAACTCCGGCTTCTGCAACGTTGTCATCGGCTCGCGACTCGGCGGCCGCATCACGAGCGGCTCCATGACAACCTTCAACCGCCTTGGCAACTGGATCTTTTCGCACCTCGTGCGCTACCTCTATCGCGTCAACGTCACTGATGTGCTCACCGGCTATTTCGCCTGGGACCGCCATGCCATCGAGCGGCTCCGTCCTCACCTCACATCCCAAGGTTTTGCCATCGAGATGGAAATGATCACCAAAATGGCCAAACTCGGCGAGGAAATCTACTCGGTACCCATCAGCTACCACTCGCGGTCGGGCAGCTCTAGCCTGCGGCCCATCCGCGACGGCGCGCGCATTCTGGCCATGTATCTGCGCAACTTCTTCTGGCGGCCGGCCTCCACTGTCGAACGCGTCGCCTTCGTCTCCGACACTATCTATCCCTACAATATGGGTGGCAAAGAAACCCGCCTGGCCGAAATCACCAAACGCCTCGTCAAACCCGGCCGCGAAGTCCACATCTACACCATGAAGTGGTGGGACGGTCCCAAAACCATCATCGAAGACGGCATCCACCTCCACGCCATCAGCCGGCTCCATCCCCTGTACCGCCACAGCCGGCGCTCGTTTCGTGAGGCGCTCATGTTTGGGTTCGCCACCTTCAAGTTGCTGTTCCAAAAATTTGACACTCTCGACGTCGACTCCATGCCGTTCTTTCCGCTATATAGCGCCAGAATCGTCTGCTGGCTGCGCGGCAAAAAACTCTACGCCACCTGGCATGAAGTCACCGACCGGACCGCCTGGACGACCTATATCGGCACAATCCCTGGCACCATTGCCTGGGCCGTCGAGCGCCTCGCCACCGCGCTACCCGACCTCATCATCTCCAACTCCCAGCACACCACCCGACGCCTGCGCCAAAACGGCACCCGACCCCAAATCATCACCATCCCGCTCGGCGTCGACCTCGAAGCCATTTACTCCATCCAGCCGTCAGTGAGCACGAGCGACGTTATTTTCGTGGGGCGCCTCCTCCCGCACAAAAACGTCGACCTACTCGTCCACGCCATGGCCAAGGTCCAAAAAACCAACCCCGAAATCCTCTGCCGCATCATCGGCAACGGGCCCGAAAGCCCCCGGCTCGAAGCCCTCATCCACAAACTCGGCCTCGCCGAAAACGTCCGCATCAGCCCTTTTGTGCCCCTGCACTCAGAGCTTTACGGCCTCATGAAGGCCTCCAAAGTCTTCGTGCTACCCTCGATCCGCGAAGGCTTCAGCCTCGTAGTAGTCGAGGCCAACGCCAACGGCATCCCCGTCGTCACCACCAACCACCCCGACAACGCCGGCCGCGAGCTCATCATCGAAGGCGTCAACGGCTACCTCACTGACCTCTCACCCGACAGCATCGCCCAAAAAATCCTGCTTGCGCTCGACCAGCAAACCACCCTGCACCCCACGCAAAACATCGAACAATACGACTGGAACACCGTAGCCAAAAGCATCGAGAAGGTGTTTGCGCACTAATGAAAATTCTTGTCGTCACACCCTACTTTGCGCCCGCCCTCGGCGGACTCGAAAATTACGCCCTCAACCTCGCCAAGGAGCTTCATGAGGCCGGACACGACATCGTCGTCGTCACCGCAAACCACCGGGGCAACCACCGCGTCCACGAAACCATCAACGGATTGCGCATTATCCGCCTACCCATCACCGCCAAACTCAGCAACACGCCAATCGGCCTGGGATGGTATTTTCAGCTGCGTACCATCATTCACACCGAGCAACCAGACCTCGTCAATGCCCACACGCCCGTACCGTTCATCGCCGACATGGCGGTGCGTGCCGCCGGACAAATCCCCACCATTCTCACGTACCACAATGATCTCGCCAAATCGAGCCTCCTCGGCCTGGTATTCACCAAGCTCTACTACGCACTGCTAGGCCGGCGTACGCTCCGCCTGGCCACCCGCATCATCACCACCTCCCAATACTATGCCGACCTCTCGCCCTACCTCGCCGCCCATCGCGGCAAAATCGCTGTCGTGCCCCCGGGCGTCGATATCGCCGCCTATCACTCCGGCATCGACAAAACCTGGCTGCACCAGCGTCACGCCGGCCAAAAGATTGTGCTCTTCGTGGCCTCGCTCAAAAAATCCCACGCGCACAAAGGCCTGAATATACTGCTCCAATCATTCGCCCGGGCCTTGTCTCACGAAGCCAACCTCCATCTAGTCGTGGTAGGGGAGGGCGACGGCACAGCCGGGTATCAACAGCAAGCCAATAGCCTCGGCCTCAGCTCTCGCGTCACCTTCGCTGGCCGCGTCAGCGACGAAGCCCTGCCGCGCTATTTCGCCGGCGCCGATGTGGCCGTATTGCCATCCGTCAATGCCTCCGAGGGCTTCGGCATGGTACTCCTCGAGGCCCAAGCCTGCGGCACGCCCGTGATTGGCTCCCGCATCGGCGGAATCCCGGCTGTCGTCGAGCACGGCCGCACCGGCGAGCTCGTGGCCGCATCGTCCGTTCCCGAGCTCACCAGCTCGCTCCTGCGCATCCTGGGCGACGACGCCTACGCCGCACGCCTCGGCCGACGCGGCGCCGAAACCGTTGCCGCCAACTTTAGCTGGCAGCACCAAGCCCAACGATTCGAAGCCATCGCCATCGCCGTACTCGACCAGCATCCCCAAACCATCGTTCAGGTCGTCTCCTACTACCCGCCCCATACCGGCGGGATGGAAAACGCTGCCCGCGAAATCTCGCACCAGCTCGCAGCCCTGGGACACCACGTCGAAATATTCACCTCAAACATCGCTGCCCCCGCCGGACGCACCCAAGAATCAGGCTGCACCGTCCATCGGCTACCCAGCCTCGAAATCGCTCACACCCCCATCATCTGGAGCCTCTTTTGGCAGCTCATGACCGTAAAACACCCCAGCATCATCCACGTCCACGTCGCTCAAGCCTACACGCCCGAAATCGCCTACCTCGTCAGCCGCCTCCGCCGCATCCCGCTCGTGCTCCACTTTCACCAAGACGTCGGCGCCTCCGGTCTCGCCGGCAAAATCTTGCCCATCTACAAAAAGTTCAGCCTCGGACCCTTACTCCGAAGAGCCGAGCTCGTCATCGCCATTTCTCCCACCTATCGCCAGTTTCTCGTTGATGCTTATCGCCTCCATCGCCTCGCCATCGTATCCAACGGCGTCGGCCCCGAATTCTTCACCCCCAAAACCGGCTTCAAACCCGATTCCAAACGCCCCCTCCGGCTCCTCTACGTGGGCCGGCTCTCGTGGGAAAAAAACGTGGGCCTGCTCATCGAAGCCACCAAAAACCTGGGGCGCCCCGTCGAGCTCCAGATCGTCGGCAATGGTCCGCTCGAGCAAAACCTAGCCCAAATCATTGCCGCCAGCCCCCACCCTCACGCCCACATCACC includes:
- a CDS encoding glycosyltransferase family 4 protein, with product MKILVVTPYFAPALGGLENYALNLAKELHEAGHDIVVVTANHRGNHRVHETINGLRIIRLPITAKLSNTPIGLGWYFQLRTIIHTEQPDLVNAHTPVPFIADMAVRAAGQIPTILTYHNDLAKSSLLGLVFTKLYYALLGRRTLRLATRIITTSQYYADLSPYLAAHRGKIAVVPPGVDIAAYHSGIDKTWLHQRHAGQKIVLFVASLKKSHAHKGLNILLQSFARALSHEANLHLVVVGEGDGTAGYQQQANSLGLSSRVTFAGRVSDEALPRYFAGADVAVLPSVNASEGFGMVLLEAQACGTPVIGSRIGGIPAVVEHGRTGELVAASSVPELTSSLLRILGDDAYAARLGRRGAETVAANFSWQHQAQRFEAIAIAVLDQHPQTIVQVVSYYPPHTGGMENAAREISHQLAALGHHVEIFTSNIAAPAGRTQESGCTVHRLPSLEIAHTPIIWSLFWQLMTVKHPSIIHVHVAQAYTPEIAYLVSRLRRIPLVLHFHQDVGASGLAGKILPIYKKFSLGPLLRRAELVIAISPTYRQFLVDAYRLHRLAIVSNGVGPEFFTPKTGFKPDSKRPLRLLYVGRLSWEKNVGLLIEATKNLGRPVELQIVGNGPLEQNLAQIIAASPHPHAHITMAGYKTKAELPAYYRQAQMVLIASDYEIQPLVALEAMASGTPVIGSRIPGLIDTLGDDGLIVDKTATAFRDGILQLADNPTLWQTLSRRGQAKAKRLSWDQAATQLDTLYAALSAHHPAPAAKTETAQ
- a CDS encoding glycosyltransferase, which translates into the protein MKQPLKKVTVLIPCYNEAESITGVVTGFPVQQMKAHGYALKVVVINNNSSDQTAAVARAAGAQVIHETRQGKGHAIRTGFHRVTKDTDYVVMLDGDFTYNPAEIIRLLEPINSGFCNVVIGSRLGGRITSGSMTTFNRLGNWIFSHLVRYLYRVNVTDVLTGYFAWDRHAIERLRPHLTSQGFAIEMEMITKMAKLGEEIYSVPISYHSRSGSSSLRPIRDGARILAMYLRNFFWRPASTVERVAFVSDTIYPYNMGGKETRLAEITKRLVKPGREVHIYTMKWWDGPKTIIEDGIHLHAISRLHPLYRHSRRSFREALMFGFATFKLLFQKFDTLDVDSMPFFPLYSARIVCWLRGKKLYATWHEVTDRTAWTTYIGTIPGTIAWAVERLATALPDLIISNSQHTTRRLRQNGTRPQIITIPLGVDLEAIYSIQPSVSTSDVIFVGRLLPHKNVDLLVHAMAKVQKTNPEILCRIIGNGPESPRLEALIHKLGLAENVRISPFVPLHSELYGLMKASKVFVLPSIREGFSLVVVEANANGIPVVTTNHPDNAGRELIIEGVNGYLTDLSPDSIAQKILLALDQQTTLHPTQNIEQYDWNTVAKSIEKVFAH
- a CDS encoding DUF475 domain-containing protein, whose protein sequence is MNVFGSLLSAVKYPLLVLLAGVVLAAMVGGPGEAVLVAVLAVLEISLSFDNAVINATVLRRLNAFWQRMFMTVGMVIAVVGMRLVFPVVIVAVTAGLGFGAVIDLILNHPSEYAVRLADAHPAIAAFGGIFLLMIFLDFLLDEAKRVHWLAVIEAPLASGGRLKTLSSLLALLALIVVSHTWGAAESQRVMMAGVTGLATYLAVRGFSELFEQFGGVRPDGSSAHAAKATVGLAGRAALFLFLYLEVLDASFSFDGVIGAFAITSNVLTIAIGLGVGAFFVRELTVWLVRHDTLGEFIYLEHGAHYALGALAVLMAASLRYDVPEVITGLTGAIFIGLAVMSSLQARGRRHA
- a CDS encoding response regulator, with the translated sequence MAGSKTILFVEDDKPIAEMYSRVLEREGFQIEFAYNGTEGLQKARTKHYDLILLDIMMPEKTGIEVLNALRGEDGKGSAQTKIVILTNLAQDKTSQEALKAQADGYIIKADIVPSQLAGLISKLL
- a CDS encoding FKBP-type peptidyl-prolyl cis-trans isomerase, encoding MGTRVLIVIASLAVIALIVGAVFVLQGGAVAPASSPASSVAASPGAGLVVTDEVIGTGAEAKADSTVTAKYTGMLADGTVFDASERHDPNGLEFSLSGGVIKGWQEGIPGMKVGGKRKLVIPPDLGYGAQAKEGIPPNSTLTFEVELVGVK
- a CDS encoding ATP-binding protein, encoding MGSERFKRRTLALFFIVSLVPALIVGAVWYVYTQSATLNFLFLDFNTFVLPVIMVGVIPAVILSFIFAELLARPIRRIHHATTKLAAGEFARQFDDAGNGEFAEIGHALDKVATKLQDTLSEAASETAVIESERGKLRSVLNSMTDGVFALDRSGRIILFNKAACELTGRTIREVAGQLAEKVMPFRQNGELVMTRWLASGSGAEHKVGEWKSLELYRADGHSLYVDVQAVVIKDDPNGIAALVTFHDLTKSHQLEEMKIDFVALAAHELRTPLTEIKGYLDILRTEAKGLTKTQQAFLAQAIISAGQLGSLMHNLLNVSRIEHGELSYQPELIDFRTFILNTEPALQERALQQHRRLTLTVPKQPLLVMGDASALREVIDNLVSNAIEHTTSASGTIDIEVTPRRTSIETTVTDNGTGIPARALPRLFTKFYRVDELKAPTHGTGLGLYICRSIVEAHGGSIVVESKEGEGSTFTFILPRQAVATRTQSSHNDNETTITRGAHGWIKNHPVR